One window of Thermacetogenium phaeum DSM 12270 genomic DNA carries:
- a CDS encoding cobalamin B12-binding domain-containing protein, with translation MGASLTTYMGDMLEEEVYAEVKRQLDEGVPPEKIFEELQKGMEIIGERYQAQEYYLSELIMAADIFKKAAEPLQERLKGSTGGTLGTMVLGTVAGDIHDIGKNIVGLVFSSNGFNVIDLGVDVPVQKFVEAVKEHKPQIVGLSCLLTTSFDSLKATVEALEQAGLRDGVKVLIGGGPVDESTCRYAGADAYCVDAPAGVDVAKKMLGVA, from the coding sequence ATGGGCGCATCTTTGACTACCTACATGGGCGACATGCTGGAGGAAGAGGTTTACGCCGAGGTAAAGAGGCAGCTGGACGAAGGGGTTCCTCCGGAAAAGATCTTTGAGGAACTGCAGAAGGGTATGGAGATCATAGGTGAGAGATATCAGGCGCAGGAATACTATCTTTCCGAGCTGATCATGGCCGCAGATATTTTTAAAAAGGCGGCAGAACCCCTGCAGGAGAGGCTCAAGGGAAGCACGGGGGGAACCCTAGGGACGATGGTGCTGGGAACGGTGGCCGGAGACATCCACGACATCGGGAAGAACATCGTCGGACTTGTTTTCAGCAGCAACGGCTTCAACGTGATCGATCTGGGAGTAGACGTTCCTGTCCAGAAGTTCGTTGAAGCGGTAAAGGAACACAAACCGCAGATCGTAGGACTATCCTGCCTGCTGACCACCAGCTTTGACAGCCTGAAGGCCACCGTCGAAGCCCTGGAGCAGGCCGGCTTGCGGGACGGTGTAAAGGTGCTGATCGGTGGGGGTCCTGTTGATGAGTCCACCTGCAGATATGCGGGGGCAGATGCCTACTGTGTAGATGCACCGGCAGGTGTGGATGTTGCCAAAAAGATGCTGGGGGTGGCGTAA
- the murA gene encoding UDP-N-acetylglucosamine 1-carboxyvinyltransferase — protein sequence MKLLIEGGRRLQGRVRISGAKNSALVLIAASAISGGEVILDNVPKISDVLTQLEIVRAIGGRASWTGENTLCLDWSGPLEGELPYVHAKKLRASNLFLGALAARQKRVKIPLPGGCNIGSRPMDLHLKGFHLLGYQVSMKHGFIEARAGKIEGNRIYLDFPSVGATENIMMAAAGTPGITVIENAAREPEIVDLAGFLNAMGGRVRGAGTDVIKIEGVSEFRGARFSVIPDRIEAGTYLIAAGISGGEVTVENVITRHLQPVIAKLQDVGLDVAAGEDRITVRRRGDLLPTDVKTLPYPGFPTDLQSPMMALLSLARGTSIIVENVFENRFQVADELKRMGAKIRVKGQTAVIEGVERLYGTQVRATDLRAGAALLLAGLAAGGVTEILQAELIARGYEKVVEKLGALGAAVRVAGDESGEPGAKSV from the coding sequence ATGAAACTGCTGATCGAGGGAGGCAGGCGGCTCCAGGGGCGGGTCAGGATCAGCGGGGCGAAGAACTCCGCGCTGGTTTTGATCGCCGCCAGCGCCATCAGCGGGGGCGAAGTGATCCTGGATAATGTACCGAAGATCTCCGATGTGCTGACACAGCTGGAGATCGTCCGTGCCATCGGCGGGAGGGCCTCCTGGACGGGGGAGAACACCCTGTGCCTGGACTGGTCCGGCCCGCTGGAAGGTGAGCTCCCTTACGTACATGCCAAAAAGCTGCGGGCCTCGAATTTGTTTCTGGGGGCGCTTGCTGCGCGGCAGAAAAGGGTGAAAATCCCCCTTCCTGGAGGCTGCAATATCGGGTCGCGACCGATGGACCTGCACCTGAAGGGCTTTCACCTGCTGGGATATCAGGTGAGCATGAAACACGGTTTTATCGAGGCCCGGGCGGGGAAGATCGAGGGCAATCGCATCTATCTGGATTTCCCCAGCGTAGGGGCCACCGAGAACATAATGATGGCGGCAGCGGGGACGCCGGGCATTACGGTGATCGAAAACGCCGCCAGGGAGCCGGAAATAGTGGATCTGGCCGGTTTTCTCAATGCCATGGGGGGCAGGGTAAGGGGGGCCGGCACCGACGTGATCAAGATTGAGGGTGTTTCCGAGTTCCGGGGCGCCCGGTTCAGCGTGATTCCCGACCGTATTGAAGCGGGAACTTATTTGATAGCCGCCGGCATCTCCGGCGGCGAGGTGACTGTAGAAAATGTGATCACCAGGCACCTGCAGCCGGTGATCGCTAAATTGCAGGATGTTGGGCTTGATGTCGCTGCCGGTGAAGACAGGATCACCGTCAGGCGCAGAGGTGATCTCTTGCCCACAGATGTCAAGACCCTTCCTTATCCCGGCTTTCCCACCGACCTGCAGTCACCCATGATGGCCCTGCTTTCCTTAGCCCGCGGCACCAGCATCATTGTGGAGAACGTTTTTGAAAACCGCTTTCAGGTTGCCGATGAATTGAAAAGGATGGGGGCGAAGATCCGGGTCAAGGGGCAGACCGCCGTCATTGAAGGGGTGGAGAGGCTATACGGCACCCAGGTCAGGGCGACCGACCTGCGCGCGGGGGCAGCCCTGCTTCTGGCGGGCCTTGCTGCCGGCGGGGTAACGGAAATTCTCCAGGCGGAACTGATCGCCCGGGGTTACGAGAAGGTTGTGGAGAAATTAGGCGCCCTTGGCGCCGCCGTGCGGGTTGCAGGGGATGAAAGCGGAGAGCCGGGGGCCAAGAGCGTATAA
- a CDS encoding peptidase MA family metallohydrolase: MERLLAAIAAVGLVFVLAFHIVRPLPGCNLAPAAVRFAHRALFSLETWRWQTLEGDHFLVRYRRGDEENARMVLREAEKLYYPLGEAFGCFPQKKVPIAVYRDRASLNRVFGWGSEESAMGVYWAGVIRILSPQDWIDAVNDEERSLIFRKEGPVAHEYIHLLVDYKTAGNTPRWLTEGLAQYGEKRYAGVAAAGGEGRERLKLTLDALERHFDHPEWQDYSYAVSEDLVEYLVEKHGAGCLPAILEALGRGKTLDEALQEGGGEGLADFLRSYQESVV; this comes from the coding sequence ATGGAGCGCTTATTAGCGGCCATTGCGGCCGTTGGCCTGGTTTTCGTTTTGGCTTTTCACATTGTCCGGCCGCTTCCCGGGTGTAACTTAGCCCCGGCGGCCGTGCGCTTTGCCCACCGGGCGCTCTTTTCTTTGGAGACCTGGCGCTGGCAGACCCTTGAGGGGGACCACTTCCTGGTCAGGTACCGGCGCGGTGATGAAGAAAACGCCCGGATGGTTCTCCGGGAAGCGGAGAAACTGTATTATCCCCTGGGAGAGGCCTTCGGCTGTTTTCCCCAGAAGAAGGTTCCCATTGCCGTCTACAGGGACAGGGCTTCCTTAAACAGGGTTTTCGGCTGGGGGAGCGAGGAAAGCGCCATGGGGGTGTACTGGGCGGGTGTGATCAGGATACTCTCTCCGCAGGACTGGATCGACGCCGTCAACGATGAGGAGAGGAGCCTCATCTTTCGAAAAGAGGGCCCCGTTGCTCACGAGTATATCCACCTGCTGGTCGATTACAAAACCGCTGGCAATACCCCCCGCTGGCTAACCGAAGGGCTGGCGCAGTACGGTGAAAAGCGCTATGCTGGAGTCGCTGCTGCCGGAGGCGAGGGACGGGAAAGACTTAAACTCACCCTGGATGCTCTGGAGAGGCATTTCGACCATCCGGAGTGGCAGGATTACAGTTACGCCGTTTCCGAAGACCTGGTGGAATATCTCGTAGAAAAGCACGGTGCCGGCTGCCTTCCGGCCATTCTGGAGGCCCTGGGCAGGGGGAAAACCCTGGATGAAGCGCTGCAGGAGGGAGGGGGAGAAGGCCTGGCCGACTTTTTGCGGTCTTATCAGGAGAGTGTCGTATAA
- a CDS encoding GntR family transcriptional regulator: MKNRTSFLPAYYRVAEDLKKKIDRGELKPGDMIPSTAQLARQYGVSHMTVRHGLELLVKDGYIESVQGKGSFVTAPRMDTLVLNLSEESIFGKKSGFSVQLDQLEIVPADAKIAGKLGVKRGNKVLKIRRILSEAEGPVAVDSRFLPYVKGAPLLEKEIAYAAFPDLVARHTELISVKNVMEVSPCILSKEEAELLDAREGLPSLCIEQIIYAAENRPIGWSKMICRGDRFRLKAVSRP, encoded by the coding sequence ATGAAGAATCGTACTTCTTTCTTGCCCGCCTACTACCGGGTGGCGGAGGACCTTAAAAAAAAGATCGACCGGGGCGAACTGAAGCCCGGGGATATGATCCCCTCCACAGCCCAGCTCGCCAGGCAGTACGGGGTCAGCCACATGACCGTGCGCCACGGCCTGGAGTTGCTGGTCAAAGACGGCTACATCGAGTCCGTTCAGGGGAAGGGGAGTTTCGTAACTGCCCCCCGGATGGATACGCTGGTTCTGAATCTCTCTGAAGAGAGCATCTTCGGCAAGAAGAGCGGCTTTTCCGTGCAGCTCGATCAACTGGAAATAGTACCTGCTGATGCAAAGATTGCCGGCAAGCTGGGCGTCAAGAGGGGGAATAAGGTTCTGAAGATCAGGCGCATCCTCTCCGAGGCAGAGGGGCCGGTTGCCGTTGACTCCCGCTTTCTCCCCTATGTGAAAGGAGCTCCCCTGCTGGAAAAGGAGATCGCCTACGCCGCCTTCCCGGACCTGGTAGCCCGACATACAGAGCTGATTTCTGTTAAAAACGTGATGGAGGTATCCCCGTGCATTCTGTCGAAGGAGGAAGCGGAACTGTTGGATGCCAGGGAAGGGCTTCCCTCCCTGTGCATCGAACAGATCATCTATGCCGCCGAAAACCGGCCGATCGGATGGTCGAAGATGATCTGCCGCGGCGACCGTTTTAGGCTGAAGGCTGTTTCACGTCCATGA
- a CDS encoding GTP-binding protein: protein MRVILVSGFLGSGKTTLIRQLAGYLVVDREQKVVIIENEVGEVGIDDRFLSGEGFQVREIYGGCICCQLTGELTLAVNQIAERFSPDWVIIEATGVARPSTILNTLERYGKGIDGIFTLAVADTGRWEELMEIMPELISAQVAEAKLVIASKIDEAGEGELQRLMEKVKEINPRAGVVAASLIEGLDEPALRRLLQDASA, encoded by the coding sequence ATGAGGGTAATATTGGTAAGCGGTTTCCTGGGCTCCGGCAAGACCACCTTGATCAGGCAACTGGCCGGTTACCTGGTTGTGGACCGGGAGCAGAAGGTGGTCATCATCGAGAACGAGGTCGGGGAAGTGGGGATCGACGACCGTTTTCTCTCCGGGGAGGGGTTCCAGGTCAGAGAGATCTACGGGGGCTGCATCTGCTGCCAGCTGACCGGAGAACTGACCCTTGCGGTGAACCAGATCGCCGAAAGGTTTAGCCCCGACTGGGTGATCATCGAGGCCACCGGTGTTGCCAGACCGAGCACGATCCTGAACACTCTCGAGAGGTACGGGAAAGGGATTGACGGTATCTTCACCCTGGCCGTTGCCGATACCGGGCGCTGGGAGGAGCTGATGGAGATCATGCCGGAACTGATCTCTGCCCAGGTAGCGGAGGCCAAGCTGGTCATTGCCAGCAAGATCGACGAGGCCGGTGAGGGTGAGCTGCAGAGGCTTATGGAGAAGGTCAAGGAGATCAATCCCCGGGCCGGGGTGGTGGCCGCTTCTCTCATTGAAGGTCTTGATGAACCGGCCCTGAGGAGGTTGCTGCAGGATGCATCTGCATGA
- a CDS encoding class I SAM-dependent methyltransferase yields MITTREMLFALPGLELSLEIVANVEELVTDPEDDDQIPYWAELWPAARGLARYIWERIDFQGGTVLELGAGLGLPGLVAACKGGRVTFTDYKPESLEIIARNAARNGIKNFSCLLADWRDFRAEQCFDWIIGSDVLYNPALNPYVTGVLQSSLKPGGQLIFAHPSRPVTLEYLKGLIASWGLREERHSIRVLVGEPGVPEFHLSVDIHHLYQEKQQR; encoded by the coding sequence GTGATTACTACCAGAGAAATGTTGTTCGCTCTCCCGGGGCTGGAGCTCTCCCTGGAGATTGTGGCCAATGTTGAAGAGCTGGTGACCGACCCCGAGGATGACGACCAGATCCCCTATTGGGCGGAGCTCTGGCCGGCGGCGCGCGGCCTTGCCCGGTACATCTGGGAGAGGATCGACTTTCAAGGGGGAACCGTCCTGGAGCTGGGTGCCGGGCTGGGTTTGCCCGGCCTGGTAGCCGCCTGCAAAGGGGGGAGGGTCACCTTTACCGATTATAAACCGGAGTCCCTGGAGATCATCGCCAGAAACGCCGCCCGCAACGGAATCAAGAATTTTTCCTGTCTCCTGGCGGACTGGCGCGACTTTAGGGCAGAGCAGTGCTTTGACTGGATTATCGGGTCCGATGTTCTTTACAACCCGGCACTGAACCCCTATGTCACGGGGGTTCTTCAAAGCTCTCTGAAACCCGGGGGGCAGCTCATCTTTGCCCATCCTTCACGGCCGGTCACCCTGGAGTATTTGAAGGGGCTGATTGCCTCTTGGGGATTAAGAGAGGAGAGGCACAGCATCCGGGTTCTCGTCGGCGAGCCCGGCGTCCCTGAATTTCATCTCTCCGTCGACATCCACCATTTATATCAGGAGAAGCAGCAGCGGTGA
- a CDS encoding DUF1638 domain-containing protein, whose amino-acid sequence MSTIVIACQTLSDEVNMAITETGVKHPVIWVESGLHNHPETLRMRLQETVSRISNVENIILCYGYCGNSLLGLHSTRARLIVPRVDDCISLLLGSYEKREALSREMVSYFLTRGWIVNENNIIREYERCVERYGKERAQRVLKMMLEHYRRLVLIDTGAYPLDDACLAKSYEIAAMMGLKHQVVKGSIGLLKQLLTGPWDENFIVLEPGEKLSMDYFRIDMKDSLSNLSLFGFGKG is encoded by the coding sequence ATGAGCACGATAGTCATAGCATGCCAGACGCTGAGCGATGAAGTAAACATGGCGATTACCGAAACCGGGGTTAAGCACCCGGTGATCTGGGTGGAATCGGGGCTCCACAACCACCCAGAAACCCTGCGTATGAGACTACAGGAAACGGTGAGCAGGATCAGCAATGTGGAGAACATCATCCTCTGCTACGGATACTGCGGGAACTCGCTGTTGGGCCTGCACTCTACCAGAGCGCGGCTGATCGTGCCCAGGGTTGACGACTGCATCTCCCTCCTGTTGGGGTCCTACGAAAAGAGGGAAGCCCTCTCACGGGAAATGGTCAGCTACTTCTTGACCAGGGGCTGGATCGTCAACGAAAACAATATTATCAGGGAGTATGAGCGCTGTGTGGAGCGCTACGGCAAAGAGCGGGCGCAGCGGGTTTTGAAAATGATGCTGGAGCACTACCGGCGGCTGGTTCTGATCGATACGGGAGCATACCCTCTTGACGACGCCTGCCTGGCGAAATCCTACGAAATCGCCGCCATGATGGGGCTGAAGCACCAGGTGGTGAAGGGCTCCATCGGGTTGCTGAAGCAGCTGCTGACAGGCCCCTGGGATGAAAACTTTATCGTCCTGGAGCCCGGGGAAAAGCTTTCTATGGATTACTTCCGCATCGACATGAAGGATTCTCTCTCTAATCTTTCACTGTTCGGCTTTGGAAAGGGATGA
- a CDS encoding uroporphyrinogen decarboxylase family protein — MALGKPDRVPVAPLANAFCARHMGVKMSEFCTNPEISNKTIIRSFSNLGEIDALQSAYFYAPIVGTIWLSRVKLPGRDLPENEIWQVDERELMTVEDYDTILNEGYNKFFHDYLRDRLDNLGEKVQQIADFAPKAQKAIEDLGIVLFCGGSFTIPYEIFCGGRSMQSFLKDLYRIPDKVQAAMDVAIADIIGNVRKMLRATKPIGVWVGGWRSASEFISPRLWKRFVFPYIKQLVEAVVEEGVVAILHFDSNWTRDLEYLRELPKGKCVLALDGATDIFKAKEVLGDHMCIMGDVPPALLSLGTPDEVHDYCRRLINEIGPSGFILSSGCDIPPNAKPENVKAMIESVKG, encoded by the coding sequence GTGGCCTTGGGCAAACCCGACCGGGTGCCTGTTGCACCACTGGCTAATGCCTTTTGTGCAAGGCATATGGGTGTAAAAATGTCTGAATTCTGCACTAACCCGGAAATTTCCAACAAGACCATTATCAGGTCATTTTCAAATCTAGGAGAGATAGATGCACTGCAAAGCGCTTATTTTTATGCACCTATAGTTGGTACGATATGGCTTTCCAGGGTAAAGCTCCCCGGACGTGATTTGCCTGAAAATGAAATTTGGCAGGTGGATGAACGGGAGTTAATGACAGTTGAAGATTATGATACTATCCTTAATGAAGGATATAATAAGTTTTTCCACGACTATTTGAGGGATAGATTAGATAATTTGGGAGAAAAAGTTCAACAAATAGCGGATTTTGCACCGAAAGCACAAAAGGCTATCGAAGATTTAGGAATTGTGCTTTTCTGTGGTGGAAGTTTTACCATCCCATATGAAATCTTCTGCGGCGGCAGGTCAATGCAGTCATTTTTAAAGGACCTGTACCGGATTCCGGATAAGGTACAGGCGGCGATGGATGTGGCTATAGCCGATATTATTGGAAATGTAAGGAAGATGTTGCGTGCCACCAAACCAATCGGTGTCTGGGTAGGGGGCTGGCGTTCGGCGAGTGAATTTATTTCACCAAGGCTGTGGAAGAGGTTTGTTTTTCCGTATATCAAGCAGCTGGTAGAAGCGGTGGTTGAAGAGGGCGTGGTCGCCATCCTGCACTTCGACTCCAACTGGACCAGGGACCTGGAATACCTGCGGGAGTTACCGAAGGGCAAATGCGTCCTGGCGCTAGACGGCGCCACCGACATCTTCAAAGCGAAGGAAGTGCTGGGGGACCACATGTGCATCATGGGGGATGTGCCGCCGGCCTTGCTATCGCTGGGTACACCCGACGAAGTGCATGACTATTGCCGGCGCTTGATCAACGAGATAGGCCCTTCAGGGTTTATCCTTTCTTCAGGCTGCGACATCCCGCCGAACGCCAAACCGGAAAACGTCAAGGCGATGATCGAGTCGGTGAAGGGTTAA
- a CDS encoding divergent PAP2 family protein — protein sequence MTGGTVLSRILGLARSRVFYTLFLVGALLWGGMRLLPLLFQERYILSGLLSVFCTQGMKPFTYRSDGGIAWRQLFRCGGMPSSHAAVSAALATSLGLDYGWTSPIFQTAAVLGGIVIYDSVTLRRVVGEHSRLIKEMVCDKSRRIPLLGEMIGHTPLEASVGAFCGILCALLVVRV from the coding sequence ATGACTGGAGGCACGGTTTTATCGCGGATTCTGGGGCTTGCCAGGAGCCGGGTCTTTTATACGCTGTTCCTGGTAGGCGCCCTGCTGTGGGGGGGAATGCGCCTTCTGCCGCTGCTCTTTCAGGAGCGCTACATTCTCTCCGGTCTGCTGAGCGTATTCTGCACTCAGGGAATGAAGCCCTTCACCTACCGCTCGGATGGCGGCATCGCCTGGCGCCAGCTGTTCCGCTGCGGAGGGATGCCCAGTTCGCATGCCGCCGTCAGCGCTGCCCTGGCAACTTCACTGGGGCTGGATTACGGTTGGACCTCTCCGATCTTCCAGACGGCTGCGGTGCTGGGTGGGATCGTCATCTATGACTCCGTTACCCTGCGCAGGGTAGTGGGGGAGCATTCTCGCCTGATCAAGGAGATGGTTTGCGACAAATCCAGAAGGATTCCCTTATTGGGAGAGATGATCGGGCATACCCCCCTGGAGGCTTCGGTAGGAGCATTCTGCGGCATTCTCTGCGCTCTGCTGGTGGTGCGGGTTTAG
- a CDS encoding S-layer homology domain-containing protein, translated as MKRTVWIILAVIISLLIIANPVYAGQDHGKYGEAGKSVKGGGLAVREAVKVLKENKGKFHQLKVQVQGREKASVKREFSDTKAHWAKDCIAKVQSLGWINGYPDMTFRPDTPVTGIEMVSMMVSLAEDLGTGAEGKEASAVDDQTGVSEGEEEVSEDEERASEPNQEVSEDQDEISEGNGDQGEEIDIPDVPGWAKDAMKKAAAMKIVNVNRFHSQVQATRAQAAVMLAKALGLQPVDTSNITFSDQVLISSEDLGYILALAEAGIIRGTPDGKFNPNSAITRAEIAAMLAAVADRISDDNAGDTTDPATQPPADSAGQTLTQPTDQTTAVDGDTTGQGEQTAAETA; from the coding sequence ATGAAGAGAACGGTATGGATTATACTCGCTGTAATTATTTCGCTGCTTATCATCGCAAATCCTGTTTATGCCGGGCAGGACCACGGGAAATACGGCGAGGCAGGCAAATCCGTGAAGGGTGGGGGTTTAGCCGTCCGTGAGGCCGTAAAAGTGCTTAAGGAGAACAAGGGAAAGTTTCATCAGCTGAAGGTCCAAGTGCAGGGACGGGAAAAAGCGTCCGTAAAGCGTGAGTTCTCGGATACCAAAGCTCACTGGGCGAAGGACTGCATCGCTAAAGTGCAGAGCCTGGGCTGGATCAACGGTTACCCGGACATGACCTTTAGGCCCGACACCCCGGTTACCGGCATCGAGATGGTGTCAATGATGGTATCTTTGGCCGAGGATTTGGGCACCGGGGCTGAAGGCAAGGAAGCGTCTGCTGTGGATGATCAAACCGGGGTTTCCGAAGGGGAGGAAGAAGTCTCCGAGGATGAAGAAAGGGCCTCCGAACCCAACCAGGAGGTTTCTGAGGATCAGGACGAGATTTCCGAAGGCAACGGTGATCAGGGGGAAGAGATCGACATCCCGGATGTGCCCGGCTGGGCAAAGGATGCAATGAAGAAGGCCGCTGCCATGAAGATCGTCAATGTCAACAGGTTCCACAGTCAGGTGCAGGCGACCAGAGCCCAGGCCGCGGTCATGCTGGCCAAAGCCCTGGGGCTGCAACCCGTTGATACCTCGAACATCACTTTTAGCGATCAGGTGTTGATCTCCTCCGAAGATCTTGGTTACATTTTGGCCCTCGCCGAAGCCGGGATCATCAGAGGAACCCCGGATGGCAAATTCAACCCCAACAGCGCCATAACCCGGGCCGAAATCGCCGCCATGCTGGCGGCCGTGGCCGACAGGATTAGTGATGATAATGCCGGCGATACAACAGATCCGGCTACCCAGCCCCCGGCGGATTCTGCAGGACAAACCCTCACCCAACCCACTGACCAAACAACAGCGGTAGATGGTGATACGACCGGCCAGGGGGAACAGACCGCCGCTGAAACCGCTTAA
- a CDS encoding cobalamin B12-binding domain-containing protein, with amino-acid sequence MRKLIVSAVAGIQEDKAISLVRNGLARGIDPFTLLEEVRTGVEIVLERYNRGEYFLADVVMAADIYKHAQQVVLGPADGTGDSGRHPQIVFGTVERDIHDIGKNITIVTMRHYGLEVLDVGVNVSPAAFLEKLQQTGAPILCLSGLISDAYDSMKKTVGLIKKRFGERRPTIIIGGLVNEVVCSYTGADYWVKNCTEGAELCIRLLKEGDGRCASESRAAK; translated from the coding sequence GTGCGCAAGCTGATAGTTTCTGCTGTTGCGGGGATTCAGGAGGATAAGGCCATTTCCCTGGTCCGCAACGGCCTCGCCAGGGGGATCGATCCCTTCACGCTGCTGGAGGAGGTCAGGACCGGGGTGGAGATCGTTCTGGAGAGATATAACCGGGGGGAGTACTTCCTGGCCGATGTGGTAATGGCCGCCGACATTTACAAGCACGCCCAGCAGGTTGTGCTGGGGCCTGCCGATGGAACCGGAGACAGCGGTCGACATCCTCAGATTGTATTCGGCACCGTGGAAAGGGACATCCATGATATAGGGAAAAACATTACGATCGTGACAATGCGCCATTACGGGCTGGAGGTGCTGGACGTCGGCGTCAACGTATCGCCGGCGGCGTTTCTGGAGAAGCTCCAACAAACGGGCGCTCCCATTCTCTGTCTGTCAGGGCTGATCTCCGATGCCTACGATTCCATGAAAAAGACGGTCGGCCTGATCAAGAAGAGGTTTGGGGAGCGGCGGCCGACGATCATCATCGGCGGCTTGGTGAATGAGGTCGTCTGCAGCTACACCGGTGCGGACTACTGGGTGAAAAACTGCACGGAGGGCGCGGAACTCTGCATCAGATTGCTTAAGGAAGGCGACGGCAGGTGCGCTTCTGAAAGCAGAGCAGCTAAATGA
- the rlmH gene encoding 23S rRNA (pseudouridine(1915)-N(3))-methyltransferase RlmH: protein MRLKVIAVGHLKEPFYRLAQEEYRKRLQRYARVTIIEVADEPVPEREKERTLVKEREGERLLQKASNCLCVALDPGGKALTSEELASWLGREMDAGRGEIAFFLGGTLGLSPSVLRRADLSLSLSRLTFPHQLARVILLEQLYRAFRILRGEPYHY from the coding sequence ATGCGTTTAAAGGTTATCGCGGTTGGGCACCTGAAGGAGCCTTTTTATCGCCTGGCCCAGGAGGAGTACCGCAAGAGGCTGCAAAGATACGCCCGGGTGACCATCATCGAGGTGGCCGACGAACCCGTCCCCGAAAGGGAAAAGGAGCGCACCCTGGTGAAAGAGCGGGAGGGGGAGAGGCTGCTTCAAAAAGCCTCCAACTGCCTCTGCGTCGCTCTGGATCCGGGAGGGAAGGCTTTGACCTCTGAGGAGCTGGCGTCCTGGCTCGGCCGGGAGATGGATGCCGGGCGTGGAGAGATTGCCTTTTTCTTGGGCGGCACCCTCGGTTTGTCTCCTTCCGTCCTGCGAAGGGCCGACCTCTCTTTATCGCTATCCCGCCTCACCTTTCCCCACCAGCTGGCCCGCGTCATCCTGCTCGAGCAGCTCTACCGCGCCTTTCGCATCCTGCGCGGTGAGCCTTATCACTATTGA
- a CDS encoding tetratricopeptide repeat protein: MFNIFRARRAYARVVLWVLVGMLAIGLLGTTVAWYLEPDRQPQGGRVPSTASQEAEQTETARLEELLTQYQEMLASRPGDLAVLTGYARVEMQLGELYLQEGKEDKGRELFEQAAEHYRQALAVEEDMQLRLELAAAYQALGAADQAEAELQQVLKQDPENVQALVQRGFLRESRGDWEGAAGDWRKLSTIDGIDEATKEFALSRLQAAEEKMK; this comes from the coding sequence ATGTTTAACATTTTCCGAGCGCGGCGCGCTTATGCCCGCGTGGTGCTCTGGGTGCTGGTGGGAATGCTGGCCATCGGACTGCTGGGTACCACTGTTGCCTGGTATCTGGAGCCGGACCGGCAGCCGCAGGGGGGAAGGGTCCCCTCAACTGCATCCCAGGAGGCGGAGCAGACGGAAACCGCCAGGTTGGAGGAACTGCTGACCCAGTATCAGGAAATGCTCGCCTCCCGGCCGGGGGATCTGGCGGTGCTGACGGGCTATGCCCGGGTGGAGATGCAGCTCGGGGAGCTCTATCTGCAGGAAGGGAAGGAGGATAAAGGCCGGGAACTGTTCGAACAGGCGGCGGAACATTACCGGCAGGCCCTCGCCGTAGAAGAGGACATGCAGCTCAGGCTGGAACTGGCCGCGGCCTACCAGGCGCTGGGTGCCGCCGACCAGGCGGAGGCAGAGCTGCAGCAGGTGCTGAAGCAGGATCCGGAAAATGTGCAGGCCTTGGTGCAAAGGGGGTTCTTGCGGGAGTCCCGGGGGGACTGGGAGGGAGCTGCCGGTGACTGGAGGAAGCTGTCCACCATCGACGGTATCGATGAGGCTACTAAGGAGTTTGCCCTCTCCAGGCTGCAGGCCGCCGAAGAGAAAATGAAATAA